The Methanobacterium sp. genomic interval ACAGAAATTTAATATTTTCTCTTTTAAAATTCTTACAAATTTATAGATGTATTTAATAGCTTTAAAAAGTGAACATATCTAAATGGATTATTTTATAATTAAAGAAAAATTGATTTATATTTAAATAAATTGGTTTTAAGCAAAAAAAATTAAAGGAGAGGAGATTTTAAGATACTCCTCCAGCCCCTCCCAGATTTTTCCCTGTTTTGGCGCTGATATGTATTTCTCCCACTGTATTTCCGTTATATATGACAGGTACGATGTAAATATCTTCACCGTCTATTTTACTTAATTTTGCTTTACCTGCCTTTGCTCCTGGTTCTTCAATGTATTTTTGAGCTATTTTTTGAGCTTCTTCTTTGGATATCTGATTGGTACTGGGAGTTGCACTATTTTTAGCAACTGAACTCTTTTTTTCAGTATTAACGGATTTGTCACTGGAACTATTATTGGTCCCATCCCCATATGCCGCAAATACAAGGCCAACTGCAGCAATTATTGCAATTAGCCCAATTATTGATTTTTTAATCATTTTTACTACCTCTTAATTGTACTCATTTATTTAGTGATTCATTGGTATTAGAAAGGTAATGATGCATATGTACCTTTTAATGTGCATGTTTTTATATTCCAGTTTTTTATAACACCAAATGTATTGCTGTTACTTGTTGCATCTGCTGAATACCATTTACCGTCCACCCATACATTTGCATAGACGTGGCCGTATACGT includes:
- a CDS encoding PepSY domain-containing protein: MIKKSIIGLIAIIAAVGLVFAAYGDGTNNSSSDKSVNTEKKSSVAKNSATPSTNQISKEEAQKIAQKYIEEPGAKAGKAKLSKIDGEDIYIVPVIYNGNTVGEIHISAKTGKNLGGAGGVS